The window GTCCCCCTCGACCAGGCGGGGCCGCAGGCCGGCGGCTTCGATCGCGCTGGCCTCGTCGGTGACGTTGGCGGCCGCCTCGAGCGCACGGCGCAGCATCACGTAGCGGAACATCTGCGGCGTCTGCGCCTGCCACAGGCTGTCGCGCGGAACGGTTTCGAGCACATGGCGGTGCGCGTCGGCACGCTTGAGCGTGTCCGCGACCGGAACCGCGAGCAGGCCGCCGACTTCGTCATGCGCAAGGTCGCGGATGAGCTTTTCGATATGCCAGCGCGCCAGGCACGGCCGCGCCGCATCATGCACCAGCACCCAGTCCGACTGCTCCGCCTCGTGCACGATCGCGCGCAGGCCGCCGAGCACGCTGTCCGCCCGCGTCGCGCCGCCGCAGAACAGCGGCACCAGTTTCGGACCGAGATCCGACCAGTCGTAACGCTTCC is drawn from Azoarcus sp. DN11 and contains these coding sequences:
- the ispD gene encoding 2-C-methyl-D-erythritol 4-phosphate cytidylyltransferase, which gives rise to MQNFRPRHFAIVPAAGSGSRMGASQPKQYLELLGKPLIRHSLEVLCATPEIDKVFVVLSVGDAEWKRYDWSDLGPKLVPLFCGGATRADSVLGGLRAIVHEAEQSDWVLVHDAARPCLARWHIEKLIRDLAHDEVGGLLAVPVADTLKRADAHRHVLETVPRDSLWQAQTPQMFRYVMLRRALEAAANVTDEASAIEAAGLRPRLVEGDATNLKVTYPLDLHLAEWILDNRGSC